In Gadus morhua chromosome 9, gadMor3.0, whole genome shotgun sequence, the sequence CTCATTGAGTATCTTTAGTGTAAATAGTGAGTTATGCTTACTTGGTTTTCCCTCCGGGAGGACGTCTACCACTATGGTAGTATAGGCAGCGTCCCCAGACTCCTGATCCACAGCTATGACCTGTggatcatcgtcatcatcgtcatcgtcatcatcatcatcatcagcatcatcatcgtcatcatcatcatcatcatcatcaacatcgtcatcgtcatcgtcgtcatcaaaagtatttttcttatcaTAATTCTTTATTGTAATAACTTATGTATCTATTAGTAATGACTTATTATTAACAGGGGGATTTTGACCTGGTCGTACTTGTTAATATAATATTAGGGTCTCCATTATGATTTTTTCATGTTTGTAACATCAGGAGAAATAACCCCAGAAAAAATGAATTGCAGTTTGAATTATGCAAACGCCTATGAATATTATGAGCCTGCTCAGACTCTGAGACGGGCCCGCCAGCCCAGGTAGTCCCAGACGGAGGACAGGAGACGAGGGGGTGGTCTCACTGGGAGGCGGTGTCGCTGCTTAGAGCTCAGCTGATTGGGCTTCGCGATCACAAGACCCTCCTGGGTGATCTGGTAGAGAGCCGTTTGATTGGACGCAGGGCTAAAGGTGAACTGGATCATTGGATTCGATCCCTGCAAATAGATTAGGATGAAATGATAGAGGAAATGTCAAATTCAAGGTATATTGCCAACCGCATTACCAGCTTTACTGTAAATGGAAGCATactttgtgttattgtgtgtgtgtgtgtgtgtgtgtgtgtgtgtgtgtgtgtgtgtgtgtgtgtgtgtgtgtgtgtgtgtgtgtgtgtgtgtgtgtgaattaacTGTGCATGTCTACATGTATGTGCCCAATCTATgtaccagtgtgtttgtgtgtgtgtgtgtgtgtgtgtgtgtgtgtgtgatgtaaactgtgtacatgtgtaaaGTCTCCATCCAGCACGCGTAACATCAACACTTGGTTGCCGTAGGTGTTGACCAGCGAGGCGGGGATGTTGGCCACGTTCACGAAGCCCTGGTACTCCTGCTGCTCGAACCGCGGCGGGAAGCTGTTGACCGCGTGGACGTACACCAGCACCGACGCCACCGTGTACTTCCTGGGATCGTCCTCCTGGTAggcctgggagggagggagagggagagatgagggagggagggagagagagagagatgagccaCACgcaacgagggagagagagacatgagggAGTGGGATGCCGATTAGGTTGAAGCTCAATAGAAAATAGATTTTGTGATTATCACTGGCCATTCATTTACCCCATATTTTAAAGTGTGAAtgtgcttacgtgtgtgtgtgtgtgtgtgtgtgtctgtttgtgtgtgtgtgcgtgcgtctgtgtgtgtgtgtgtgtgtgtgtgtgcgtctgtgcgtgtgtgtgtttgtgtgtgtgtgtgtgtgtgtgtctcaccatgACCCGTATGTGCAGGGTGGGtttggtcagtctgtctgtcaccGCCTGCATCAGCCTCACTtcccccgtctgtctgtccatctggaAGCGGCCATCATCACCCCCTGCGCAGGgaaagaaaagtgtgtgtgtgtgtgtgtgtgtgtgtgtgtgtgtgtgtgtagcgttgGTCATCTTAAGCTTGTGTTTATGCCATTGTACAACATTTTTGAGCCAGTCCCATACCTAGATATTTTGTCGCCCGTACTACGTTGGAGGTACCTGAGAGAATGGCGTAGCTGATTGGGGAGCTGAGGCCGCTGTCTCCATCCACCGCGTGTATGGGACCAGGACACAGGTCTAAAACGATGTCCTgccagcacacgcacacacgcacacgcacacgcacacacacacacacatagaactaCGTTTGAGATCCACACAATTAGCCCAGTTAACGTCTAAATTGAAGCCGTACCAAAGGACGACTGGCACATTGACATAATGCAGATGTGCAGAGAGAAGGACAGCACCAGgggacctctgacctcctgccCCTCGGTCACGTTGACGGTGTACACGGGGCTGATGCAGATGCGGTTGAAGGGGTCCTGGAAGAGGAGGGTGCAGGGCAGGAACTGGGGGTACTGGTCGTCCCCGTCCACCACCGTGATGGTGACCGTGGTGCTGGTGTTGAAGCGCTCGGCCGTGCTCATCTCCTGGACCCACGGGAGTTTGGCAAAGGAGAACCTTCACCGTTTGGGTGACGTTTGGGTCATGATGAAGTTCAGCGGTTTCTAAGCACGGCCCAAATCCTAACTGGGTgatgtatagatagatggagTGATGCATGGATAGAAGGAGGGATGCATGGATAGAGGGAGTGATGCATGGATAGAAGGAGTGATGCATGGATAGAAGGAGTGATGCATGGATAGATGGAGTGATGCATGGATAGAAGGAGTGATGcatggatagagggagggatgcatggatagatggagtgatgcatggatagaaggagtgatgcatggatagagggagtgatgcatggatagagggagggatgcATGGATAGATGGAGCGATGCATGGATAGATGGAGTGATGCATGGATAGATGGAGTGATGCATGGATAGAGGGAGTGATGCATGGATAGAAGGAGTGATGCATGGATAGATGGAGTGATGCATGGATGGAAGGAGTGATGCATGGATAGATGGAGTGATGCATGGATAGAAGGAGTGATGCATGGATAGAGTGATGCATGGATAGAAGGAGTGATGCACCGATAGGAGTGATGCATGGATAGAAGGAGTGATGCATGGATAGAGTGATGCATGGATAGAAGGAGTGATGCATGGATAGATGGAGTGATGCATGGATAGAAGGAGTGATGCATGGATAGATGGAGTGATGCATGGATAGAAGGAGTGATGCATGGATAGATGGAGTGATGCATGGATAGAAGGAGTGATGCATGGATAGAGGGAGTGATGCATGGATAGAGGGAGTGATGCATGGATAGAGGGAGTGATGCATCGATAGAGGGAGTGATGCATGGATAGATGGAGTGATGCATGGATAGATGGAGTGATGCATGGATAGATGGAGTGATGCATGGATAGAAGGAGTGATGCATGGATAGAAGGAGGGATGCATGGATAGAAGGAGGGATGCATGGATAGAAGGAGGGATGCATGGATAGAGGGAGTGATGCATGGATAGAAGGAGTGATGCATGGATCGAAGGAGGGATGCATGGATAGATGGAGTGATGCATGGATAGAAGGAGGGATGCATGGATAGAAGGAGGGATGCATGGATGGAAGGAGTGATGCATGGATTGAGTGAAGTAGTCGATGAATGGAGATGTATGAATAGGTGGATGGTGAGATGTATAGATGTATGGCGTGATGTATGAAGTGATGTAGGGAAAGAATGGAGAGATGCATGGAGTGATGCATGGATAGATTGATGGACTGATGTATGGACAGATGAATGTGAGATGAATACATAGATGAGTTGTGCTGGCCGCCTACCGAGGCTTGAATAGTGACAGTCAGCAGAGACTTGGTTTCATAATCCAGAGGTTTGGCCAGCATGATTTCCCCGCTGTTCGGGAGATCCAACTTTAGGTATTCAGCATCAGGCTGcagaacacacatacagttacacacacacacacacacacacacacacacacacacacacacacacacacacacacgcacgcaaacacacattgacacatacATGAACGATTGCACGCACAGaacaagaaacaagaaaaaGTAACGTTTTGAAGGATTCCAATGTTATTTCTGTTTTgagaaataaattgttgacTTACTGATTCCTGGTCAATAGAGTATATCAGACTGTCGTCATCCCCATCCACGGCATGGACAGTGAACACTACAGTGTTCACTGGTGTCAGCTGGACAGAAAGAAAGTGACTATTAGACCAATAGATCAAATAACATCCATTTCCATTACAATTCAGTAATAACATATCCATATCCATACAGAgaaatgtgtgtattttgtgcagacatagtttgtttgtttgtgtgtgtgtgtgtgtgtgtgtgtgtgtgtgtgtgtgtgtgtgtgtgtgtgtgtgtgtgtgtgtgtgtgtgtgtgtgtgtgtgtgtgtgtgtgtgtgtgtgtgtgtgtgtaaggactACCTCGCTGAGGATAACGGACTGAATTGTGTTCTCCGCAAACACAGGTACATTATCATTCTCGTTCAGAATCTCCACCATGATCCTGTACACACTCTagaaacacgcatacacacaaacacacacacacacacacacacacacacacacaaacacacacacaatagaggGAACAGGGATTAAAGGCTACATGACGACATGTAAATGTGgtctgtaatgtaatgtaagtgtaatgtaaatgtaagtgtCAAGTGGAGTGGATGGTTTTGAACCTGGAGTATATCGTCTTCATGGCAGGCCAGCTCGGCCATCAGGACAGGGCCCTGCacctgagaaacacacacgatGTGATTACATAGGAACATCGTGCTCTGCCAGCTTAGCAGCCAGACGACACTGTGGGGATGACAGATGgaaaagacagacggacaggtactcacacacacacaggtagtcAGACCTACAATAATAAGCCGGAACATAAACAGAACTTGGATTTCCAAACTAACACAAAGGTAAATAAAAAGTAGTTTCCAGTTGTTTGTGAGTGATGGGATTTGATGACTGCATGGTCTGATTGGTCAATGAGTATTTGGCAAATATAAAGAAAGCTGAAGCACATGTTCCAGAGAAAGTGTGTCAGCGTGCTATACTGAACTGACACGATGAGCTTCGCCCTCCCACTCAGAGAGAATCGTTTGGCCAGTGCAGTTCCCCTAAACTGTGCTTCTTGTACAATAGTAGTTGGATTAAATGATTGACATCATTTAATCCAACTCTGTTCTGAAGAGCTGTCGTGCAGCCCGGGCGCCACTGAAGCGCGGCCGGGCGTGCGTCCACAACCCGTGGTTTGAGGAACGCCGCTTCAGCCCGTTTTAAAAGCATCCACCCCCGACCCCGTGAGGGTTCAACCCGGGGGGGTCCCGGGGCCCCCACCTCTCTGTCCAGGATCTTCTCGGGTGCGGCGTTCAGCCGGAGGGCGCCGTCCTCCAGGAAGAACCAGTCGGCGTCCTTCCCAGCCAGGCTGAGGCGGGCCCCCGGGTCCGTGACGTCGGTGCTGAGCCGGGCGATGACCTCCCCCGTCGGGCTGTTCTCTCGGACCGCCGCGAAGATGTCCTGAGCGTCCAGACACCCGCCCCAACCGGACGACGCTGCGGGGAGGACCGATGGACCAGACCGGTGacgaacaggcacacacacacacacacacacacacacacacacacacacacacacacacacacacacacacacacacacacacacacacacacacacaggtggtcaGGGAGATGGACGTACGGACCGACGcagtgtcacacacaaacacacacaggtgagaaTATATTTTCAAATTTAATTTACAAGGTCGGTGAAATGTTGAAATGTTCAAGAGAGACCTGGCAAAAAGGGGCAGCTGAACATGAAGATACAACCTAGATAAAACCCTAAACATATAACCCAGCAGAAAGATATTCGTTAAAACATCAAAATGTTCCCAAGGTTTGGGCTTTCCTGCGTTTAACAATGGATTTAAATTCACTTAGAGTGATTAAGTCCTGTAGCTGAAGCTCCTTCTGAAGGCTATTCCAGGCAGTACAGAACACAAAGGCCTCAGACAAACAGGCAGTTAGCCAGGCCAAacgatggacagacagacacgcacgcgcacacacacacacacacacacacacacacacacacacacacacacacacacacacacacacacacacacacacacacacacaaagacacatacgcacgcacgcacacacacacgtgtgcgcacacgcacgcacagacacacagcatgaGAAAGAGCTTTGTTGTGGAACCTATCGTGTGCTAACCTGTGGCAGTGTGCAGGAACAACAGGAGCAGCAGTCCTCTTGAGCCCCGTGGTGCCATGGTTTCAGACACCAGGGACTCCCTCCAGGCGGCTGCAGCTGCACAACAGAGGACTGCGGTCCTTCAGGGCTTCCACTACTCACTGAATACCTTCTTTACTGTTTACTTTGGTACTCGCACAATGTAGAATGACACGCCGTAGCATTGAGTTAGATCCGCGATACCATGCGCAATATATCATAAGATATATTGCGGTACATcctcaaactcacacacccaACGTATCCCCCCAGacccgtgacacacacacacaaacgcacacacacacacacacacacacacacacacacacacacacacacacacacacacacacacacacacacacacacacacacacacacgtctccctGACCGGAATATTCTATTGTGTCAACATTCTTAAATATGACCTTTAACAGACTGCGAGTTATAACATGGTTAAACTTAACTTTTAAGCATTTTTATAGATTTTCACCAGGATGAAGACACCAAGACGCATGGTCACCATGACCTTAGTATTTAACCTAAACTCTCAACTTCTTGTGataacatatttattttatattctctttggaatataaatatgttTGCAGTCACTTCAATATAAAGATGAGAATGCAAGTATGTGACACAAATATgagaaatattaaaataaaataaatgtgaacACAAGTATGAGAAGGAGTAtaaggatttgtgtgtgtgtgtgtgtgtgtgtgtgtgtgtgtgtgtgtgtgtgtgtgtgtgtgtgtgtgtgtgtgtgtgtgtgtgtgtgtgtgtgtgtgtgtgtgtgtgtgtgtgtgtgtgtgtgtgtgtcggaacAGCATCTTTCCAGGCCGGTTCCCTGTTCCCATGGAGACCATACGACGCCTGTGATCGACAGACTGACCTGCTGGACTCAGATCCCCGCCATGCGCTGTCCGCCACAAGTGGGCTACTTCTGTCACGTGATCCAATCAGAAACCAGTTTGCCCTCTTGGTTTCAgtcaaacacacgctcacacaataCCTAAATTGCACCAATTAAAAGCTCTATAAAGTCCATCAACTCAGAGATACTAAACAATGACCACGCGCAGAGAGCAGACATCAGCTTATGGCGCGTATTCTGGGACAAACGTGACCTCTGAAGCTTAAAATGGGGGGCGGGACATACCTGATCCAGGTTCAatgttagccaatcagatgacGTTTTTAGAATCAGACTGGAGTCACAAGTCATTAAGAGATTTGTCTGTCCCTCGAGCACTTGATTTTTAACTCATCATTAATCTGCTATTTTCTAACGTCTTTATTGCTTaacttgttgttttttgtttttttatgcttCCATTAGCTTTCCACCTTGTCATATATTACACTCTTCACCATCCCAGGAAGGAGGGATTCCTCTTCTGTGTATCCTGTAACCTATTTGTAACCTATATAACCTAAGTGTGTCTCACTCTGATACGCatattttgaaaatacattCTCCTTAGGATACACGGTTACCGACGCCGTACTGTACAGGGATAGACGCACTCAGTTGTTGGGTTGGGTGTAGTTTTAAGTTTGAACCACTGGGGGGCCATCTTCACACATTTTATGACCAGAGCTTTCTCTAAATGGCTGTTATGCATGCTATATTAACCTGTTTCAAAAACACGGACACTAATCTATTCCCTATATTTACATCTGGTTTAGAAGCATGTTTCTGTGAGTAGCCTTTATAATTTGAGTAGGCTACCTTTATCACAGTCATCTGTAATCTGATTGGGTTTCTTATAGGTAGTGATATACCTATGAGTCGTGTATAAGGATTGTGGAAATCTGAGATAAATCCAACATACTTCAGAGATGGTATGCAGATGGTTATACTATAGTTATGTCTGGCAGTCTAGAAACAGATATTATCAACCGGAGACAGAACCAGACACCGTCTGCGTGCCTTTGTGTCCGAACAATGCTCAGTTGGCTGTAGAACAATACGGGGCTCTGGTGGGTCCATGGAGGAACAACTCACTTTTcgatataatataaatattataatcacataacaattattattagaTTATATTCAGCAAGTATTTCAGCTCTTCTTCCTAAAACAAAGGTTAGGCTATTCATCCATGCCCTGCAGATTCCAGAAATGTGATTCGAAGAGCAGATCAGagataagaaaaaatatataaatatctttttttaaagtagAGGTAGCCCGACGGATGGGGACCGAGTTCATAGGCGCAGAGGAACAACAtgaatcttcttcttcttcttttggcccttcgcgcacgcacgcacgtgcacacgcactcaaaaacacacgcaaacacccacaagcgcacacacacgcacagagaagCACGCGCGGGCCTATTTCGACCGCTCTCTCGTGGCTCCCTTCCAGCATCCAGGCCTGGTTTCGTTCATTACCAAAAGGAGAGTCTTCAGAAATCAACACCACTAGTCTCTGCGGGTTGaagcaacttttttttttttcaaaaaagaagaaaaactaCAGAAGTGAAGGATCGTCTCGGGACCATGCAAAAGATGCCATCTGGGATTCGCAAAACAATTCTGGTGGATCTCTGACAGAACCCGTTCTCGACCCGACTCTGGCGAAGGAGAAACAGCCGTCGAATCACAAGTTTGCACCTGAAGACTTTTCTCCCGCGTTTTTTTTGCAGCGGTATCATTGTTATCTTCAATGCGTGATTAAGGAACAACGAAGCAGGCTCCCCGCGCCCAGTCTCCaccttctttaataggtccatggtctcCACgtctgtgtgttaatgtgtgtgtgtgtgtgtgtgtgtgtgtgtgtgtgtgtgtgtgtgtgtgtgtgtgtgtgtgtgtgtgtgtgtgtgtgtgtgtgtgtgtgtgtgtgtaagtgaaagTGACCGTGCCCTCGGGGGaatatgtgtgtgattgcagaGAACGGATTGCTCTCTCTTTTCTGACCCTGCACGCATCCAGATGTTACGTGTTTCGCAGGCGCGCTGCATGTCAGACTGAAAAGTATTCGAGAAACTCCTTGGAAGtgattgtcttttttttttttctttatatacTTAGGTCCGTTAGTCCTTGATGAATAGGCCCCAACAGAAGCCAAAAAACGTCTGAACCTGACAAAATGCCAAGGATGTCCTGGAGTATTGCTGATTTACTTAACTTGTAATCTACGGGGATTCTGTCCAGTTATTAGGTTCAAATAATGGAGACTGGCAAATTGAGGACTCTTCTGTTCCTGGAGATAAATGTGTTTATACTTTCGACTTTTCCGCTTTGTTTGCAAGGCCAGAGCACCGAGCATGGTAGGTTCAATAAAGCATGCTTACGTTGCAATTTATCACATGTATCACATCTGAGCATTTCTCTGTTATCACCTAAACATGTTAAAATAGCATGCtacaaatataaagaaaataaggaaaaccgttattttatataaaatagtCTTGGCTTGCTTAAAGAGGCTTGATAATAGCAGTTATTATTGTTTCCTGTCCAATCCTGATGGTCGGTTTTGTGTGTCCTGAGTTCTGTTTGAGATCACTGATgcagtcatgtgtgtgtggactggtAAGAATGTGTAGGCACACTCACTAATTACCACAGAGGAACAAGATGTCACATAGGACCGGACAGGACACAACACGTATTATTAGTTTGAATAGGTCAGAGTGGAAGACTGTCCTGCCTATTCTCTATgcttatgtatatgtgtgtgtgcccggcTGACCCTGTTTaagttagagtgtgtgtgtgtgtgtgtgtgtgtttgtgtgtgtgtgtgtgtgtgtgtgtgtgtgtgtgtgtgtgtgtgtgtgtgtgtgtgtgtgtgtgtgtgtgtgtgtgtttggtgtgtgtgtgtttgagtgtatatGCATGACATTGTTTTATTCCATTCTCTGTGAattccgtgtgtttgtgtgtttgtctgtgtgtgtgtgtgcgtgtgtgcgtgtgtgtgtgtgcgtgtgtgtgtgtgctcctgtctATCAGTGATCGATCTACTCGCTGCGTTGAACATGTCCCAGCCCATAAAAGGCATATCCAAGATCCACGACGAAGATCCTTCTGGGTCCACCGCGGCCTATAAGCTCCGCCCCAAAGCCCCCCACCTGACCCTGCCGCCCGAGTACTCCCGCCTCCTGGCCTCGGCCGGGCCCGGCTCCCTGGGGGTGCACCTGGTGGCGCGCCAGGCCCATGACACCAGCGCCACCCTGCTGTCcttctcctcccgctcctccccgcTGCTGCAGCTGGTCTCCTCCACCCGGAACAGCAGCCTGCGCTTGGACCGCAGCCTGGAGGGGCCCGGTGCCGGGGGGCTGCTCAGCCTGGTCCTCCCAGGAGGGAACCCCTTCTCCGGGGCCCGCTGGGCGCGCCTCGCCCTGGGCCTGGAGCCGGacagagtgagtgtgtttgtagacTGTGAGGAGGCGGTCGTCGTCCGACgccgaggggaggagagggtcgACCTGAGGGCGTTTCCCCGGGACCTGAGGGTGACTCTGGGCAGCGCGATGGGGGACAGCGACAGCAAGTTCAGCgtgagtctcccccccccccccccccccccccacacgtaCCTCTTCAATCGGAGGATCCAAGGATGCTCTGGATGATTTGGTTTGCCTTTCGTTCGTCATCTGAAGATGCTCATTGCGGTCATTGTCTTAGACCACTTCTCATTCTCAGCCATATTCTTTTCTTATAAAGTGTTGTGTTGAAAGTCCCCGTGCCTCGGTTATTAATCCACACATTCTCTGTGCATGCAGGGATACTTGAAGACAGCTGAGATCTCCCTAAAAGCATATGGAAGGCGTCCCTGGCATTGTCCCAATATAACAGGTAACCCTTTATTCTTACCAGTATTTTTGACCGTTTTTAACTTTTCTTTCAAAGTCAAAACCAACCCTATTCCTttctggaagaagggatccctgACTCTATAACCCCACTGTGGGTAGGGGCCTTTGAAGATACAAGTTCTCCAACGTGGGACTGTGGATCCCTTGGAGATAGTaattgagggagggagaaaaaccAAGACACAAAGCATCATGACATGATCTGCACATGGATTTAGTTTAGACTCGCAGGGTAGTCTCAACTAAATCCATGTGCAGACGACAATACACTTTGGCATGAACCCATGCATGACTATAAATataatgagtgtgtgcgtgtgtgtgtgtgtgtgtgtgtgtgtgtgtgtgtgtgtgtgtgtgtgtgtgcgcaagtgtgtgtgtttacttgttcAGAGACATGTTCAGGGAAGTGTCTATGTATATAAGCATTTTCTGGGGGGATTTCCATCTGCCAATCAAGTTCATGCCCGAGGCTACAATGTGTGGAGACACTCTTTGTCTTACCGTGGTGCCTTTCTGTACCTCTGCCAGCACCACTGTAATTTACAGCTTCCTAGGACGATGTTATTCAACAGCCCCCCCAGTAAAGCCTGCTGGTTTACTGGGGGGGCAGCAGACACAGTGGGGTCTGTGTGGGGCGGAAGGAAGCCATAAACAGGCCTGGATACAGTTCATCTTCAGTTTAAATGCTGATGCGTTGTCTTAAAAACCTGTACTTTTTATTACCCCTTTGGTTGTTCTGTGATTATGTTTACCTGCAAAGACCACCATTGTTGGGGTGTGTCCAGCAGGCTTTTCTCGGATCTTATCTTTACCCTCCCTGAGGCAGAAATTCCCTTAGACACACTGGTCCAACAGGCCTCCTCCAAAAGGTTTTTTAGAGATGGCCGGCTTGACTTTGATGCTTGTTGTGTTATTTCTCTTTTGCGGCCATCCCCGTCCCAgtaatgtaaatggactgcactTATACCGCGCCTTTCTAACctattggccactcaaagcgcttcgcaacattgcctcacattccctccccgacggcggagtcaaccacgcaaggcgacagccggctcgtcaggagcagtgaggcgccttgctcaaggacacttcgacactcagctaggaggagccggggatcgaaccggcgGCCTTCAGGTCACCAGCTGACCCgctgtacctcctgagctactgacCCGTTAACACCCCGTCCCTTCCCTCGTCATTCCAGATGGACCTCCCTCACCGGCTCAGCCCACACCCGGCCCCGGTCTGGACCCTCTGGACGACCGGGGGCCGCAGCGGCTCCAGAAGGACGCGCCCCAGAGAGGGGCGGCCCTGGGGCCTCCAGGGCATCCACAGGGGGGGAGGCTGGCCCCGCCCCTGCCCCaggaggagaggctgagggGGCTGGAGCAGAGGCTGGAGCAGATGGCCGTCCTGCTGGACGCGGTCCAAGCCCAGGTATACCACGCAACCGGTGTCTACAGACGGATGTTAGGGGTTGGTCTATAGTCTCATTTGTGAGACTAGGGTGATGATGATGCCAAAGCGTGCTCTGGATCCGTCTCTATACTCTATACGGGGCGGCAGTAGCGCGGGttgagcgggtcggctggtgaccagaaggttgctggttcgatccctggctcctactagctgagtgtcgaggtgtccctgagcgagatgcctcaccctgactgctcccgaccagctggctgtcgccctgcgtggctgactccgccgtcggtgtgtgtatgaatgggggATTgttgtgaggcaatattgtaaagcgcctT encodes:
- the LOC115550564 gene encoding protocadherin alpha-9, whose product is MAPRGSRGLLLLLFLHTATASSGWGGCLDAQDIFAAVRENSPTGEVIARLSTDVTDPGARLSLAGKDADWFFLEDGALRLNAAPEKILDREVQGPVLMAELACHEDDILQSVYRIMVEILNENDNVPVFAENTIQSVILSELTPVNTVVFTVHAVDGDDDSLIYSIDQESPDAEYLKLDLPNSGEIMLAKPLDYETKSLLTVTIQASEMSTAERFNTSTTVTITVVDGDDQYPQFLPCTLLFQDPFNRICISPVYTVNVTEGQEDIVLDLCPGPIHAVDGDSGLSSPISYAILSGGDDGRFQMDRQTGEVRLMQAVTDRLTKPTLHIRVMAYQEDDPRKYTVASVLVYVHAVNSFPPRFEQQEYQGFVNVANIPASLVNTYGNQVLMLRVLDGDFTHGSNPMIQFTFSPASNQTALYQITQEGLVIAKPNQLSSKQRHRLPVIAVDQESGDAAYTTIVVDVLPEGKPIPYGPLREGHLSGCVVGKALVLCFLFMVLLGCVLYVMAWLMKKHKGHRERCCVAQGKHPNVSLRWYQLMNQRGPLAQMEEVAFTDGDLGTYNPSFSPPAKPPGVFIHKDLPPCRGGPAPLSTARPPDTTFVPSPTGSCSPPPVRCSSSGPVLHPPVASVNHSQMHPPSKSPPPEEHEGSPTAPSPGGGGGGGIGAWADPEPTTTTSPPTTSPTTTTSPGLMRPRDPRPPPLPAATPWSDPTLSNTPLGHDHPLAPPSPGGDPDPAPPPYPTPPASATPPEPSRSPLGSAPCSRTPSITTPRSPPLLDATPPETPERPPAGTPPSPDTTGPPTVDVPSASPGHPGAVGAAAGGSDGRSAPSTNSEEPAPGCKEEGGADGGGGAGPPGDEEEERSREGEDDLDSDEEELWRVLTRLNPVFITISK